Part of the bacterium genome is shown below.
CCTACTCTCCTACTTTTTTATTGACATAACTATTCAGAAATGCTATAATGTTAATAAAGAAGCGAATATTATGAAAAAAAAGTCTAAGAAGAAAAAAGAACATCCGGCTAAAAATTACCGCAAGCCCCTTTCCATCTCGAAGGATAAAATTATTCTTATCTGTCTCCTTGTGACGGCTATTATTTTAAGATTAATTTATCTTTTTCAGGTAAAGAGTAATGACCCAAATTTTTTACATTTTGAAGGCACAGATGCAGGTTCGTATGACGGATTAGCCAGACTGCTATTAAATGGTGAATTACCTAAATCCCCTTATTCATTTAACCCTTTATATTATTATTTCTTAGCCCTGGTATATTTGATTGTTGGCACTGAGCCTTTTAGAGCAGTAATATTCCAGATATTTGTTGGTTGCGGGAGTTATTTCCTGGTGTATTTACTTGGGACACGCATCTTTAATCAAACGGTTGGATTAATTGCCCTTTTGCTATGTGCATTTTATGGTATCTTTATGGTCTATGAAACCACTATCCTGACACCGGTATTAGATACATTTACCCTGCTTTTGAGTTTATTTCTCCTTTTAAAGAGTGTGGAAAAGAATTCGATAAAATGGTATCTGATAACAGGAATCGTGATAGGCCTTTCTGCTTTATCAAGGGCAACGACACTTCTCGTCTTACCTTTTTTATTGTTATGGGTATTGGTTGTTTTTGGCTTAAAAAAGAGATTTTTAATCGTCTCTTTCTTTATTCTCTTAGGAACCGCACTTGCCATTTCGCCGGTGACTATCCGTAATTATATTTATAGTGGCAAATTTATCCTTTTAACTCAGTCAGGCCCTATAACCTTCTGGGCTGGGAATAATGAGGATTCAGAAGGGATATATTACATTCCGCCGTATGCGGATAATCTAAAGGGTAAAGATGATGAGGGATTCTGGATGCGGGATGCGGTCAGGTTTATAAAAGAAAAACCCCATAAATACCTCTGGCTTTTATTTAAAAAATGGACAATATTC
Proteins encoded:
- a CDS encoding glycosyltransferase family 39 protein; the encoded protein is MKKKSKKKKEHPAKNYRKPLSISKDKIILICLLVTAIILRLIYLFQVKSNDPNFLHFEGTDAGSYDGLARLLLNGELPKSPYSFNPLYYYFLALVYLIVGTEPFRAVIFQIFVGCGSYFLVYLLGTRIFNQTVGLIALLLCAFYGIFMVYETTILTPVLDTFTLLLSLFLLLKSVEKNSIKWYLITGIVIGLSALSRATTLLVLPFLLLWVLVVFGLKKRFLIVSFFILLGTALAISPVTIRNYIYSGKFILLTQSGPITFWAGNNEDSEGIYYIPPYADNLKGKDDEGFWMRDAVRFIKEKPHKYLWLLFKKWTIFWSGYEIPDNDIVYSRFEKSAPLLKLMGQFGLIASLGIMGICLSLRRLNKNILLLFLVMIGYMSAILLFFVMARFRVPFVPYLIIFSGYTLYFWYHYIQQKKYKPVIISFIIFCLIYSLVNFNTFLGWTYPLTHPDGFCIEKRYGYLIRDNSGDWHGDKTGILDSPNKTIKKELVVNCDLSKVKTAGLGIYYSANDKGELLINVNGYDLPKISCAYITYGNFTRTASIDIKPSLLKNGKNTIIFKVTELANVQILIDNYYNFGRSYFSNNGVNFEKIKGEYLVQLELKEKLPGEM